Proteins co-encoded in one Hymenobacter swuensis DY53 genomic window:
- a CDS encoding glycoside hydrolase family 2 protein: MTSRNLMNALTAAVLLLAGTFSSRPLRAQSTLIQNMPGRTVLSLNGSWNYIIDPYENGFYDYRREAFDQSKTGKGGYYDNAKPSSKQETELIEYDFDKSQAMQIPGDWNSQRPELLYYEGTIWYKKNFNLMPKPGKRYFLYFGAINYESHIYLNGKKLGMHKGGFTPIQYDITDQLASTGENFVVVKADNTRRPNEVPTINTDWWNYGGITRDVFIAETPDTYITDYKVQLAKNDPNTLAGYVQLAGTGKASQSVTLNINEAGIKQTVKTDGEGRATFSLPAKKLARWSPQSPKLYAVSLTSGLDVVQDRIGFRTIQTKGADILLNGKSIYMRGISMHDENPLIPGRARGEGDLRMLLTWAKELGCNYVRLAHYPHNETMLKLADEMGLLVWAEVPVYWTIAWENPATYQNAEQQLSDLISMGKNRASVVVWSVGNETPLGEPRLKFMSSLAQKARSLDDTRLISAALELHRTPDNVIHVDDPLGEFLDLTSINEYAGWYWGGKPSEITKYTFDIKYNKPVTISEFGGDALGGYHADAETRWSEEYQEALYVNQLKMLSTIQNLRGMTPWILTDFRATRRQHPVYQNGFNRKGLISSTGVKKKAFYVLQDFYRQMAQKYDGKQGK, encoded by the coding sequence ATGACTTCACGAAACCTGATGAACGCGCTGACGGCTGCGGTTCTGCTGCTGGCGGGCACGTTCAGCAGCCGGCCGCTGCGGGCCCAATCCACCCTGATTCAGAACATGCCAGGCCGTACCGTGCTGAGTTTGAACGGCAGCTGGAATTACATCATCGACCCCTACGAAAACGGCTTCTACGACTACCGCCGCGAGGCCTTCGACCAATCGAAAACCGGCAAGGGCGGCTACTACGACAACGCCAAGCCGAGCAGCAAGCAGGAAACCGAGCTGATTGAGTACGACTTCGATAAGTCGCAGGCCATGCAGATTCCGGGCGACTGGAACTCGCAGCGGCCGGAGCTGCTCTACTACGAGGGCACCATTTGGTACAAGAAAAACTTCAACCTGATGCCCAAGCCCGGCAAACGGTACTTCCTGTACTTCGGGGCTATTAACTACGAGTCGCACATCTACCTGAACGGCAAGAAGCTGGGCATGCACAAGGGCGGCTTCACCCCGATTCAGTACGACATCACCGACCAGCTTGCCAGCACCGGCGAGAACTTCGTGGTGGTGAAGGCCGACAACACGCGCCGCCCCAACGAGGTGCCCACCATCAACACCGACTGGTGGAACTACGGCGGCATCACGCGCGACGTATTCATTGCCGAAACGCCCGACACCTACATCACCGACTACAAAGTACAGCTGGCCAAAAACGACCCGAACACGCTGGCCGGCTACGTGCAGCTGGCCGGCACCGGCAAAGCCAGCCAATCGGTGACGCTGAACATCAACGAAGCGGGCATCAAACAAACCGTGAAAACCGACGGTGAGGGCCGCGCCACGTTCAGCTTGCCGGCCAAGAAGCTGGCCCGCTGGTCGCCGCAGAGTCCCAAGCTATACGCCGTGAGTTTGACGAGCGGCTTGGACGTGGTGCAGGACCGCATCGGCTTCCGCACGATTCAAACCAAAGGCGCGGATATTCTGCTCAACGGCAAGAGCATCTACATGCGCGGCATCAGCATGCACGACGAAAACCCGCTGATTCCGGGCCGGGCTCGGGGCGAAGGCGACTTGCGCATGCTACTGACCTGGGCCAAGGAGCTGGGCTGCAACTACGTACGCCTGGCCCACTACCCGCACAACGAAACCATGCTCAAGCTGGCCGACGAAATGGGTTTGCTGGTGTGGGCCGAGGTGCCGGTGTACTGGACCATTGCTTGGGAAAACCCCGCCACCTACCAGAACGCCGAGCAGCAGCTTTCCGACCTGATTTCGATGGGGAAGAACCGCGCCAGCGTGGTGGTGTGGAGCGTAGGCAACGAAACGCCGCTGGGTGAGCCGCGCCTGAAGTTCATGAGCAGCCTGGCCCAGAAAGCCCGCTCCCTGGACGACACCCGCCTGATTTCGGCCGCCCTAGAACTGCACCGTACCCCCGACAACGTAATTCACGTGGACGATCCGCTGGGCGAATTTCTGGACCTGACCAGCATCAACGAGTACGCCGGCTGGTACTGGGGCGGCAAGCCCAGCGAAATCACCAAGTACACCTTCGACATCAAGTACAACAAGCCGGTGACCATTAGTGAGTTTGGCGGCGACGCCCTCGGCGGCTACCACGCCGACGCCGAAACGCGTTGGAGCGAGGAGTACCAGGAGGCGCTGTACGTGAACCAGCTCAAGATGCTGAGCACCATCCAGAACCTGCGCGGCATGACCCCCTGGATTCTGACCGACTTCCGCGCCACCCGCCGCCAGCACCCGGTGTACCAAAACGGATTCAACCGCAAAGGCCTGATTTCCAGCACCGGCGTCAAGAAAAAAGCTTTCTACGTGCTCCAGGATTTCTACCGCCAAATGGCCCAGAAGTATGACGGCAAGCAAGGTAAATAG
- a CDS encoding agarase yields MTRSVIAAALLAFTQTTQAQQLDTTEYTLRVDAKKTINNSTVDGKAGFSAYKSYPTRSIAQLPGFRPGTVKLSKYGGRLDKRTKATGFFHVEKIAGRWWAVDPEGYYFLHNAPNDVQPGRSERTQQALKTKFGDQAGWAAGTRKFLQANGFNGTGAWSATKDIQAENARADKPLAYTINLDFMSKYGDKRGGTYVQPGHKGYPNDVIFAFDPGFETFVEEQAKQLAQNKNDKNLFGYFSDNEMPLLRKNLDGYLRLPTTEPGYQAAKKWADERNITLETITDQHRQDFLAFVAERYFSIVAKAMKKYDPNHMYLGCRFHGAQRYYPELMRVAGKYLDAVSINYYNNWTPEPRWVREWEQTAGKPFIVTEWYVKGEDAPGLANTAGAGWVVRTQTDRGLFYQNFTLGLLESKNCVGWHWFKYQDNDPTIVGAEPSNTNANKGIVDNYLEPYTPLLDKMRELNQQMYLLADYFDKRQPVVR; encoded by the coding sequence ATGACACGTTCTGTAATAGCTGCGGCACTTCTCGCCTTCACCCAAACCACCCAGGCCCAACAGCTCGATACCACCGAGTACACGCTACGCGTCGATGCCAAGAAAACCATCAACAACTCCACCGTGGATGGCAAGGCGGGCTTTTCGGCGTATAAGAGCTACCCCACGCGCAGCATTGCGCAGCTGCCGGGCTTTCGGCCGGGCACGGTGAAGCTGAGCAAGTACGGCGGGCGGCTCGACAAGCGCACCAAGGCTACCGGCTTCTTCCACGTGGAGAAGATAGCCGGGCGCTGGTGGGCCGTGGACCCCGAGGGCTACTACTTCCTGCACAACGCCCCGAACGACGTGCAGCCGGGCCGCTCGGAACGGACCCAGCAGGCGCTTAAAACCAAGTTCGGCGACCAGGCCGGCTGGGCGGCCGGCACCCGCAAGTTTCTGCAAGCCAACGGCTTCAACGGCACCGGGGCGTGGTCGGCTACCAAGGATATTCAGGCGGAAAACGCCCGGGCCGACAAGCCGCTGGCCTACACCATCAACCTGGATTTCATGAGCAAGTACGGGGACAAGCGCGGCGGCACCTACGTGCAGCCCGGCCACAAAGGCTACCCCAACGACGTGATTTTTGCCTTCGACCCCGGCTTTGAAACCTTTGTTGAGGAGCAGGCTAAACAGCTGGCGCAGAACAAGAACGACAAGAACCTGTTCGGCTACTTCTCTGACAACGAGATGCCGCTGCTGCGCAAAAACCTGGATGGCTACCTGAGGCTACCCACTACCGAACCCGGCTACCAGGCCGCCAAAAAGTGGGCCGATGAGCGCAACATCACCCTCGAAACCATTACCGACCAGCACCGGCAGGATTTCCTGGCCTTTGTGGCGGAGCGGTACTTTAGTATTGTGGCGAAGGCCATGAAAAAGTACGACCCCAACCACATGTACCTCGGCTGCCGCTTCCACGGAGCCCAGCGCTACTACCCCGAGTTGATGCGCGTGGCCGGCAAGTACCTCGATGCGGTGAGCATCAACTACTACAACAACTGGACGCCAGAACCCCGCTGGGTGCGCGAATGGGAGCAGACGGCCGGCAAGCCGTTCATCGTGACGGAGTGGTACGTGAAGGGCGAGGACGCGCCCGGCCTGGCCAACACGGCCGGGGCGGGCTGGGTGGTGCGCACCCAAACCGACCGGGGCTTGTTCTACCAGAATTTCACGCTGGGCTTGCTGGAATCGAAGAATTGCGTGGGCTGGCACTGGTTCAAGTACCAGGACAACGACCCGACCATTGTGGGCGCCGAACCGTCGAACACTAACGCCAACAAAGGCATTGTGGACAACTATCTGGAGCCTTACACGCCTCTGCTGGACAAAATGCGCGAGCTAAATCAGCAGATGTACCTGCTAGCCGATTACTTCGACAAGCGCCAACCCGTGGTCCGGTAG
- a CDS encoding sialate O-acetylesterase yields the protein MNHLSLLLLTITTLLTGSAGAQSLRPKARQQVTPPVRKEKFRLYLLVGQSNMAGRGTVETQDTLPNRHVLRLNAAGQWEVAQDPIHFDKSVAGVGPGLTFGRTLAAQDTSVVIGLITCAVGGSAISYWQPGAFYPPTKTNPYDDAIRRARAAMQSGTLAGIIWHQGESDSNPAGSAAYAQNLTALIARFRQDLQAPTVPFVAGQLPEFQLAKPDSAGRPHTNQAAQRINATVAALRKTVSRYAYVTAEGTTHIGDYTHFNATSARLMGRRYAAAMLRLQKASKKSSR from the coding sequence ATGAACCACCTTTCTCTCCTGCTTCTGACCATAACCACCCTGCTAACTGGTTCGGCGGGGGCGCAGAGCCTGCGGCCGAAGGCGCGGCAGCAGGTGACGCCACCGGTGCGAAAAGAGAAGTTCCGGCTGTATCTGTTGGTGGGGCAGTCGAATATGGCGGGGCGGGGCACGGTGGAAACGCAAGACACGCTGCCCAACCGGCACGTGCTGCGCCTGAATGCGGCCGGGCAGTGGGAAGTGGCCCAAGACCCTATTCATTTTGATAAGTCTGTGGCGGGCGTGGGGCCGGGGCTGACGTTCGGCCGGACGCTGGCGGCGCAGGACACCAGCGTAGTTATCGGACTGATTACGTGCGCGGTAGGCGGCTCGGCCATCAGCTACTGGCAGCCGGGCGCGTTCTACCCGCCCACCAAAACCAACCCCTACGACGATGCCATCCGGCGGGCCCGCGCGGCCATGCAGAGCGGCACGCTGGCCGGCATCATCTGGCACCAGGGCGAATCGGACAGCAACCCGGCCGGCAGCGCGGCCTACGCCCAGAACCTAACGGCCCTCATTGCCCGTTTCCGCCAGGATTTGCAGGCACCCACCGTGCCGTTTGTGGCCGGGCAGCTGCCAGAGTTTCAGCTTGCCAAGCCCGACAGCGCCGGCCGGCCACACACCAACCAAGCTGCCCAACGCATCAACGCCACAGTAGCCGCGCTGCGAAAAACGGTGTCGCGCTACGCCTACGTCACGGCCGAGGGCACCACCCACATCGGCGACTATACCCACTTCAATGCCACTTCGGCCCGCCTGATGGGCCGGCGCTATGCCGCGGCCATGCTGCGCCTTCAAAAAGCCAGCAAGAAAAGCTCCCGGTAA
- a CDS encoding endo-1,4-beta-xylanase, protein MKATILLSALSLTLLTQCGKKDSGNGNPPEPPLPVASLRAVAPFPVGAAVNINLLKTRAAYRQVMTTEYSSITAENAMKFGALHPSATTYNWTDADYLVDFAQQNNMRVHGHTLLWYNSLPGWVTNFQGDSMAWENLMRTHITTVVTHFRGKVASWDVVNEAIDDAGNLRTANVWRQHLGDRYIDRAFQYAAAADPAALLFYNDYGNEYSTTRRTGILNLVNALKSRGVPIHGIGLQMHTSSNISDARIAEAITTAAATGLKVHVAELDISMNPNRTATATFTEALAAAQKAKYKALTQTFKALPPAQRHGITTWNVADADTWKRTDCSCPEWPLPFDDNYQRKPAYDGIVEGLQ, encoded by the coding sequence ATGAAAGCAACCATCCTGCTGAGTGCCCTAAGCCTGACCTTGCTGACGCAGTGCGGCAAGAAAGATTCCGGCAACGGCAACCCACCCGAGCCGCCGCTGCCGGTGGCCAGCCTGAGGGCAGTGGCGCCGTTTCCGGTGGGGGCGGCCGTGAACATCAACCTGCTGAAAACCCGCGCCGCCTACCGGCAGGTGATGACCACCGAGTACAGCAGCATCACAGCCGAAAACGCCATGAAATTCGGCGCCCTGCACCCGTCAGCTACCACCTACAACTGGACTGATGCCGACTACCTCGTGGATTTTGCGCAGCAGAACAACATGCGTGTGCACGGCCACACGCTGCTCTGGTACAATTCGCTGCCGGGCTGGGTCACCAACTTTCAGGGCGACTCCATGGCCTGGGAAAACCTGATGCGCACCCACATTACAACCGTGGTGACGCACTTTCGGGGCAAGGTGGCCTCCTGGGACGTCGTGAACGAGGCCATCGACGATGCCGGCAACCTGCGCACTGCCAACGTGTGGCGCCAGCACCTCGGCGACCGGTACATCGACCGGGCCTTCCAGTACGCCGCCGCCGCCGACCCCGCCGCCCTGCTCTTCTACAACGACTACGGCAACGAGTACAGCACTACCCGCCGCACCGGCATCCTGAACTTAGTGAATGCCCTCAAAAGCCGCGGCGTGCCCATCCACGGCATCGGGTTGCAGATGCACACCAGCAGCAACATCTCCGATGCCCGCATTGCCGAAGCTATAACCACCGCCGCTGCTACCGGCCTGAAAGTGCACGTGGCCGAGCTGGACATATCCATGAACCCCAACCGCACCGCCACGGCCACGTTCACCGAGGCCCTGGCCGCCGCCCAAAAAGCGAAGTACAAGGCCCTCACCCAAACCTTCAAAGCCCTGCCGCCCGCCCAGCGCCACGGCATCACCACCTGGAACGTAGCCGATGCCGACACCTGGAAACGCACCGATTGCAGCTGCCCCGAGTGGCCCCTCCCCTTCGATGACAACTACCAGCGCAAACCCGCCTACGACGGCATTGTGGAGGGTTTGCAATAA